One part of the Acidimicrobiia bacterium genome encodes these proteins:
- a CDS encoding DNA-directed RNA polymerase subunit beta' — MRQPFDELKISLATTDQIRSWSYGEVKKPETINYRTLKPEKDGLFDERIFGPQKDWECYCGKYKRIRYKGIICERCGVEVTRSKVRRDRMGHIELAAPVTHIWFFKGVPSRLGYLMDMSPKELEKVIYFAAYLITHVDEERRQTELPELEDTMRAEVQIVRDEFSEWKEARLERLEQELSGMEEGGAKSQEISARRREVEREIRDREERAEHEVELIEEAFDRFRTLAPKQLIESEQLWREMVDRYSEFYEGGMGAEAVKDYLARIDLDAEMEFLDEMLNSNSAQKRQRATQRLKVVKPFFEAKNDPQAMILETVPVIPPDLRPMVQLDGGRFATSDLNDLYRRVINRNNRLKRLLDLGAPEIIVNNEKRMLQEAVDALFDNGRRGRAVTGPGNRALKSLSDMLKGKQGRFRQNLLGKRVDYSGRSVIVVGPQLKLHQCGLPKIMALELFKPFVMKRLVDLEVAQNIKSAKKMVERRRPQVWDVLAEVIQEHPVLLNRAPTLHRLGIQAFEPVLVEGKAIQIHPLVCEAFNADFDGDQMAVHLPLSAEAQAEARILMLSTNNVLSPASGRPIVTPSQDMVIGVYYLSEKVEDELGAGRAFSSLEEARMAYENGELSLHAPVRVLLGPDLVGNPEIHGDYIGTLEGLITPEPLPADKLVETTLGRAILNTVFPADFPYIEAVMYKSDVRRVVEEIIERYGKTEVQVVLDGIKELGFHYATRAGLTIGLEDVKTPPNKVEILSAYEKRADKVLDLYQKGVITDDERRQELIEIWTEATDEVKDAMEATLKAEPFNPIDMMVRSGARGNIMQVRQIAGMRGLVANPKGDIIPRPIISNFREGLSVLEYFISTHGARKGLADTALRTADSGYLTRRLVDVSQEVIIREDDCETDRGIKLQIRHQVRRGGEMVWEPIRNMRSRLFGRYLADDIKIDGKLLRDPSGDTMKAGSALGRLQLLALEGAAEHVDSVRVRSVLTCDSQHGVCRRCYGMSLATGREVELGEAVGIMAAQSIGEPGTQLTMRTFHTGGVAGEDITHGLPRVVELFEARTPKGKAVLSEVGGPVKLVEDAEGRRLVVSTKDGDAEYPITRRARVRVADGDVVDPGTALTEGPLDPKEVLEIRGVRAAQQYLVDQVQEVYRSQGVDIHDKHIEMIVRQMLRRVRVVNPQDSGFLPAELVDDKRFRQANRELVEANQTPAEGRPELMGITKASLATDSWLSAASFQETTRVLTEASLMGKSDFMRGLKENVIIGKLIPAGTGSGMYQVIEPSLPGADPISALGIFGELPESATDDDLPLNPAEWLASIGESKDDEEVPEPVE, encoded by the coding sequence TTGCGACAGCCGTTCGATGAACTGAAGATCAGCCTTGCTACCACCGACCAGATTCGTTCTTGGTCTTACGGTGAGGTGAAGAAACCCGAGACCATCAACTACCGCACACTCAAGCCCGAGAAGGACGGCCTTTTCGACGAGCGGATCTTCGGACCGCAGAAGGACTGGGAGTGTTATTGCGGCAAGTACAAGCGGATCCGCTACAAGGGGATCATCTGTGAGCGCTGCGGCGTCGAGGTCACCCGTTCCAAGGTGCGCCGTGACCGCATGGGCCACATCGAACTTGCCGCCCCGGTAACCCACATCTGGTTCTTCAAGGGTGTGCCGAGCCGGCTCGGTTACTTGATGGACATGTCGCCCAAGGAGCTCGAGAAGGTCATCTACTTCGCGGCCTACTTGATCACCCACGTCGACGAAGAGCGGCGCCAAACCGAACTCCCTGAACTCGAAGACACGATGCGGGCCGAGGTGCAGATCGTCCGCGACGAGTTCTCCGAATGGAAAGAGGCCCGGCTCGAGCGTCTCGAACAGGAGCTCTCGGGAATGGAAGAGGGTGGCGCCAAGTCGCAGGAGATCTCCGCCCGCCGGCGCGAGGTCGAACGCGAGATCCGCGACCGCGAAGAGCGTGCAGAACATGAGGTCGAGCTGATTGAAGAGGCCTTCGATCGCTTCCGCACCCTTGCTCCGAAGCAGCTCATCGAGTCGGAGCAGCTCTGGCGCGAGATGGTCGATCGCTACTCCGAGTTTTATGAAGGCGGGATGGGAGCTGAGGCGGTCAAGGACTATCTGGCTCGTATCGACCTGGATGCCGAGATGGAGTTCCTCGACGAGATGCTCAACTCGAACTCGGCGCAGAAGCGTCAGCGCGCCACGCAGCGGTTGAAGGTCGTCAAGCCGTTCTTCGAAGCCAAGAACGACCCTCAGGCGATGATTCTCGAGACCGTCCCGGTGATCCCGCCCGATCTGCGCCCGATGGTTCAGCTCGACGGTGGCCGCTTCGCGACCTCCGACCTGAATGATCTATATCGCAGGGTCATCAACCGCAACAACCGTCTCAAGCGCCTGCTCGACCTTGGTGCCCCTGAGATCATCGTGAACAACGAGAAGCGAATGCTGCAGGAGGCCGTCGACGCATTGTTCGACAACGGCCGGCGCGGCCGCGCGGTGACCGGACCCGGCAATCGCGCTTTGAAATCGCTTTCGGACATGCTCAAGGGAAAGCAAGGCCGCTTCCGCCAGAACCTGCTCGGAAAGCGCGTGGACTATTCGGGCCGCTCGGTCATCGTGGTGGGTCCGCAGCTGAAGCTGCACCAGTGCGGCTTGCCGAAGATCATGGCGCTCGAACTGTTCAAGCCGTTCGTCATGAAGCGCCTGGTCGACCTCGAGGTCGCCCAGAACATCAAGTCCGCCAAGAAGATGGTCGAGCGTCGCCGCCCGCAGGTTTGGGACGTGCTCGCCGAGGTCATCCAGGAGCATCCGGTCCTTCTCAACCGTGCACCGACGCTTCACCGCCTGGGAATCCAAGCGTTTGAGCCGGTGCTCGTCGAAGGCAAGGCCATCCAGATCCACCCGCTCGTATGCGAGGCGTTCAACGCCGACTTCGACGGTGACCAGATGGCGGTCCACCTGCCGTTGTCCGCAGAAGCACAGGCAGAGGCTCGGATCCTGATGCTCAGCACCAACAACGTGCTGTCTCCCGCTTCCGGACGCCCCATCGTCACACCGTCCCAGGACATGGTCATCGGCGTGTACTACCTGTCGGAGAAAGTCGAAGACGAACTAGGGGCAGGTCGGGCATTCTCATCTTTGGAAGAGGCCCGGATGGCATATGAGAACGGCGAACTGTCTCTCCATGCTCCGGTCAGGGTCCTCCTGGGGCCCGACCTCGTCGGCAATCCCGAGATTCACGGCGATTACATCGGGACTCTCGAAGGTCTGATAACACCCGAGCCGCTTCCCGCCGACAAGTTGGTGGAAACCACTCTGGGAAGGGCGATCCTGAACACCGTCTTCCCGGCCGACTTCCCGTACATAGAGGCCGTCATGTACAAGTCGGACGTTCGTCGTGTTGTCGAGGAAATCATCGAACGGTACGGCAAGACCGAGGTCCAGGTCGTGCTCGACGGCATCAAGGAACTCGGCTTCCATTACGCCACCCGCGCCGGCCTGACCATCGGACTCGAAGATGTGAAGACACCGCCCAACAAGGTAGAGATCCTGTCGGCGTATGAGAAGCGTGCGGACAAGGTGTTGGACCTATATCAGAAGGGTGTGATCACCGACGACGAGCGACGTCAGGAGCTCATCGAGATCTGGACCGAGGCGACGGACGAGGTGAAAGATGCCATGGAGGCAACCCTCAAAGCCGAGCCGTTCAATCCAATCGACATGATGGTCCGCTCGGGAGCACGTGGAAACATCATGCAGGTGAGGCAGATTGCCGGCATGCGCGGGCTGGTGGCCAACCCGAAGGGTGACATCATTCCCAGGCCGATCATCTCGAACTTCCGCGAGGGGCTGTCGGTGCTCGAGTACTTCATCTCGACCCACGGTGCTCGGAAAGGCCTCGCCGACACGGCTCTGCGTACCGCAGACTCCGGCTACCTGACCCGGCGCCTGGTCGATGTGAGTCAGGAAGTCATCATTCGCGAGGACGATTGCGAGACCGATCGCGGTATCAAGCTGCAGATCCGCCATCAGGTGCGGCGTGGTGGCGAAATGGTTTGGGAACCGATTCGCAACATGCGTTCCCGCTTGTTCGGGCGTTATCTCGCCGACGACATCAAGATCGACGGCAAGCTCCTGCGCGACCCGAGCGGCGACACCATGAAGGCCGGATCGGCTCTCGGGCGTCTTCAGTTGCTCGCTCTCGAGGGAGCAGCAGAACACGTCGACTCCGTTCGAGTTCGCTCGGTTCTGACCTGCGATTCACAGCACGGCGTCTGCCGGCGTTGCTACGGCATGTCCCTGGCCACCGGCCGAGAGGTCGAGCTGGGCGAGGCGGTCGGCATCATGGCCGCCCAGTCGATTGGTGAACCGGGGACCCAGCTGACCATGCGTACCTTCCACACCGGCGGGGTCGCCGGTGAGGACATCACTCACGGTCTTCCCCGCGTGGTCGAGTTGTTCGAAGCTCGTACTCCGAAGGGCAAGGCGGTCCTCTCCGAGGTCGGCGGTCCCGTCAAGCTTGTCGAGGATGCTGAAGGTCGCCGCCTGGTGGTTTCGACCAAGGACGGCGACGCCGAGTATCCGATCACTCGTCGGGCTCGCGTCCGTGTCGCCGACGGCGACGTCGTAGACCCCGGCACCGCACTGACCGAAGGCCCGCTGGACCCCAAGGAAGTTCTGGAGATCCGCGGCGTTCGCGCAGCTCAGCAATACCTCGTTGATCAGGTGCAGGAGGTGTACCGGTCGCAGGGCGTTGACATACACGACAAGCACATCGAGATGATTGTTCGTCAGATGCTTCGCAGGGTACGAGTCGTGAACCCGCAGGATTCTGGTTTCCTGCCGGCCGAACTGGTGGATGACAAACGATTCCGTCAGGCCAATCGTGAGCTGGTGGAGGCAAACCAGACGCCTGCTGAGGGTCGCCCGGAGTTGATGGGTATCACCAAGGCATCATTGGCGACCGATTCCTGGTTGTCGGCGGCGTCGTTCCAAGAGACGACGCGCGTTCTTACCGAAGCCTCGCTGATGGGGAAGTCGGACTTCATGCGCGGTCTCAAGGAAAACGTGATCATCGGCAAGCTCATCCCGGCCGGAACCGGTTCGGGTATGTATCAGGTCATTGAACCGTCTCTTCCTGGAGCCGACCCGATCTCGGCCCTCGGTATATTCGGGGAGCTGCCGGAGAGCGCAACCGATGACGATCTGCCCTTGAACCCTGCCGAATGGCTCGCTTCGATCGGTGAGAGCAAGGACGATGAAGAGGTCCCCGAACCGGTCGAATAG
- a CDS encoding DUF4097 family beta strand repeat-containing protein, which produces MSMRVRYIAMVALIVVVSACSGVVDIGPAATVSDTLEFTESVDLLFVNNPAGKVDIEGSDTNGITVERTIRYTNDQPETTAEVRDGTLTLDIDCGARRRCEVDYEIRIPSDVALEINLASAAVSASGISGGVRIAAASGSVRLTDINGDVDISSASGSIRLTDVNGDLDLNTASGSIDGSGLVAADVAAHSASGTVDLAFDAEVTDLVIETASGSVAVSVPGGPYRVETGTSSGDVDVSIATDPGEDQTIEINTASGDITIGGA; this is translated from the coding sequence ATGAGCATGCGCGTCCGGTACATCGCAATGGTGGCCCTGATCGTCGTGGTCAGCGCCTGCAGTGGAGTGGTCGACATCGGGCCGGCCGCGACTGTGTCCGACACCCTGGAATTCACCGAGTCGGTGGACCTGTTGTTCGTCAACAACCCGGCCGGCAAGGTTGATATCGAGGGATCGGACACAAACGGGATCACCGTCGAGAGAACCATCCGCTACACAAACGATCAACCAGAAACCACCGCCGAAGTGAGGGACGGAACTCTCACGCTGGACATCGACTGCGGTGCTCGCCGCCGCTGCGAGGTCGATTACGAAATCCGGATTCCGTCCGACGTCGCACTCGAGATCAACCTGGCATCCGCCGCCGTTTCGGCCAGCGGAATCTCGGGCGGTGTCAGGATCGCCGCTGCGTCCGGATCGGTTCGCTTGACCGACATCAACGGCGACGTCGACATCAGTTCTGCGTCCGGGTCGATCCGCCTGACCGATGTCAACGGAGACCTCGACCTCAACACCGCGTCGGGTTCGATCGATGGATCAGGCCTCGTCGCTGCTGATGTGGCGGCTCACTCCGCATCCGGAACGGTTGACCTGGCGTTCGACGCCGAGGTCACCGATCTGGTGATCGAAACCGCATCGGGCAGCGTGGCCGTCAGCGTTCCCGGCGGACCCTATCGGGTCGAGACCGGCACCAGCTCAGGCGATGTCGACGTCAGCATCGCCACCGATCCGGGGGAAGACCAGACAATTGAAATCAACACAGCGTCCGGCGACATCACGATAGGTGGAGCCTGA